One region of Brachyhypopomus gauderio isolate BG-103 chromosome 9, BGAUD_0.2, whole genome shotgun sequence genomic DNA includes:
- the spata45 gene encoding spermatogenesis-associated protein 45: MSKSKENKLHELNMRRETWCCVEADSKIWKRAERRHFDCHLRHHCDFAALQTAKPEERDTWMGIPTRYAERKHFKESYEAHLV, from the exons ATGTCAAAGTCAAAAGAGAACAAACTGCACGAATTGAACATGCGTAGAGAGACCTGGTGTTGTGTAGAAGCAGATAGCAAGATATGGAAGCGCGCTGAACGGAGACACTTTGACTGTCATCTACGACACCACTGCGACTTCGCAGCTCTGCAAACGGCCAAACCCGAAGAGCGCGACACTTGGATGGGAATCCCAACACGATATGCCGAGAGAAAACACTTTAAGGAAAGCT ATGAGGCCCATCTTGTGTGA